tgctagcaatgctaacctggggcaatgctaacaatgataCCTGTTTACCTGAAACGCAGCTTCCCAGCTCTGACTTCTGACATCCGAGATAATTAGAACACAGTCTGTAGTCTTTTATAGATAATGGCACAGGGAAAGCTGTGCACAGGAGACTTGGTTTTCTTTAACTATAGCAGAGTTTGGCAAAAGTATCAGGGACACAATATTTTTACAATGTGGATGTTGTGGTTTACTGCAGCACAGATATCAGGATTAAATGGCTTTTGTTAGTGGGAGGGGAATACGTAAATAttcagaatataaataaaatgaaatctatgttttttacagctctgttttgtttctgtgggATTTTCTTTTGATTGAAGAGACAACAGTGTCTAAGGTTCACAATATGTCACTTCTGGGAACCGACCATCCATTATTACTCTATGCCAAGATGAGTGCAGTTTTCCATTCATAGATACATTTAATACTGACGGTTCAacttcatgtttagtataaaaaaaagtaaagtaaatgatttTTGAAAAATGAATGTTTGATAATCTTTTCAGTATatcaaataaatcataaaaatactCCCAATTTAGTCTGAAGGTCAAGCAGAGTTCTTTATTTGTTTAGTGTTTACAAGTTGTGGAATTCATATCAATCCTTTTTTCATCACACTCTTTCaataattgtaatataatatgatataatttaTATAAGGCACATAAACAACTATATAATTGACTTTCAACCACTTTTACAATTAGCTTCTTAGCTTGCTACAGGTAACCACACATGTGAGGTAAGGTTTGCACACACTTCTTTTACTGCTTAATTGTTCATAAACTGTGGAAGCTGGAAACGTTTACATTTTATCTGAGCGCCACTCTCACCTACATATTTGTTCCGCTGTGCTGTGCTACAATAAATTTTACAAGCTACCATGTTCATACATTCCATGGTCCAGAAACACAAATACAGCATTTAAAAGGTGCTATTAAAAACAACTTGGAGCTACAAGCATTATGCTGTTTTCGTGTAATTTCAGTTTACAGTTATCAAACAATGCTTGACATTATATACATCCATATCTTTCAAACATACCTTGAACTGCTTAGCTACAGTTCTGTACAGTTCCCAAGTAACAAACAATGAAGActttgtgagtgaggctgaacactgtccAGTGTTCTTATGGCTAGGAGTTTATCACAGTTGAGGTGAGGCCTGATACAGTGGGTGCCAGATGTATGGGGAATTCCATTCCTAGTTTTGCTGGCTTTCAACATTCCTCAGTTGATGGTGTCTAAGTGTACCGATAATTTGGCACAGCAGgcactaccacccacagtggacagcacagtggatggtTATGAACGTGACGAAAAAAATGCTACATAGAACCAACACACTGAGCTgtattttttacaatgtaaatacaTCTGGATCACCTGTTCTTCTAGTATAATTCACCTTCACCAGGGATGAAAGGCTGTTTAAGCTTAAAAATGAGGGGCCTCTTAACTAATAGGGAAGGCAGGTTGTAAAGTCATAAGTAATAAGTAATGAGACATGTGAACAAGGACATTCTGCTGACCAGCTGCTAGAATGTCAAATGCAGGAGGAAGGAATGACTCGTACTGTGTATTccacctctatacacacacaaaaagggAGTAAGAAGAAAAGGAGGGGTCTGGATTCCACAGTACTAAGTGCTCTTTATTATCTAAAGCCACTGGTCCACTCATTCATCAGATGATTCCTAGTGTAGAGCAAGTTCAAGTACCTGAACTTATGTACTTGAGGTAAATACACATGTAACCATGTACTTAAGGTAAAGTAGAGATACTCCCTTTAGAGTTAGAGATAGTCCTTCCTTTAGACCCCTACTGTCCAATAAAAATTGTATTTAGCTGTAAGGACTCTAGTGTCAATTTTGGTTCATCAACCTTACAGAATATCATTCTATCATATACTGATGTCTATTATAAGGGTAATATGCCcactgctctgcacattttatgATGTCCACTTCAGTGAGTATCAGTTTTATCTTGCCACAAattctcaatgggatttaggtctggATTTTGTCAGGGCCATTCTTACACATAAATATGCTTTGATGTAACCCACCATTGTAACTCTGGCTGTAAAAAGGGTCGTAGTCCCGCTGGAAGGCAAACCTCTGCCCCAGACTCAAGTCTTTTACAACCTCCAGgactgccctgtatttagctccatctatCTCCCACATGCTTGCCATAACATGTCATGTTATGgctttctttttaaaaatggctTCTTTTTGCCACTTTTCCATTTTTGTGGACAGattcctgtggacagattctcctaccTGAGcagtggatctctgcagctcatcTAGAGGGACCATGAGCCAATTGGCTGCTTGTCTAATTTGGCTGCTTCTCTACGTTTAGGTGGATGTCTTggttttcatgatgctgtttgattACTATTGATCTCTAACAAAACTTTGAGACCTTAACAGAACAGGTGTAGTTATATCAGTTAATAAATTACACAGATGAGAACTACTTACTTTGTGACTTCTGAAGGTTTAgtgatttacattaaaaaaaatccatgtatcattttcttttcacttcacaattacttccttgtgttggtctatcacattAAAACTAGTGGGGtcatttgatttaaaaatgtaattctgttaatcacaacaatatttagtgatttaagttttttttataatgaatatttaaatgtaaataatgtaataaatgtgaaatacaattataattatgttagtgttgttaattaaaatactagtttatatttgtgtgttagttatatatgtttgaggggagataaaaacaatgtggggcgctggaataaggAATGCATGACAAATCGGatagaggattttttttcttattgtaaacACCTCagtttggttgtaaggatttctgaattaaaagtaaatttactgagtataaaagggcgttttcacacctgtagtttgtttccctggtctggatcagttgatgagtttgtttacactgtttggtttggtttcacacaggcataaacctaaacgcatcaAAATGCGCACTAAAAAACACAAGATCACATtgcctcctctgattggtcagagctgtcttgcacgcaagcaagaaagtaaaaatagcgagaagattctgtgttccagtgtgtatatctgtgcagtgtaaattttctttaatataatgctgaaaatgtgcggctgtgcttttaaacacagtgttttcagtggGATGTGCAGCACGGCTGCGAGTGGTGAATGGTGCACATTACTGCATgtttaaacagcatggagcagcagagacagcgtttgtttatagcaGGATATTATCTAGGTTCAGtagatactaggggtgtcacgatctcgatattttatcgaaatcgaatcgaaatgaggtcacgatctcgagtatcgaagtcaaaaagaggatcgacgatccctcccgcgcgcgctacgcaaatggcgcggcaccaacacagcgcatcctattcatttaaatagagatagccactgcatgagcgcagtcggtgggagtgtgatcactgtttttatctgtccaacgggggagggggggcgggggttgggcgcgcaggttttgtatctgtatgtaacggaggggtgggtgcgcgcaggtgagagcgtgtgaactcgctgaaatgcgtgtgtcagtgtgacttgagaacactgactatagatcacagtgaggtggattaaaaatcttaaacttataattgactacacctgttgctttccattgaattaaaaaaacatctttctctcagataaagtaaacacaagcgtgtttctgactaaaataaaagcttttcaggagagatataagttatgtgtaaatatttataagacaatacccacatcacttatctaaccagcctgtactgatttctgccccccaataatgctttcaataacctcttgtaacccctgggagccaggggttacactctaatagcctttaatagtcttcagtagcctttaaaagacttacctggcggccgtggtgtgtccactaaactccgtagttataaacatcctgaggttagcagcgcgctaactgacctgtttataatgtaatccgagcagtgcctccgtgtcggctgttctaacctgctgctgttagctgcttgggctgaaagatgaactgtagtgagctgtattatccggttagtggggttaaaacctttatttgtttacagaaacagtaaaaacggactggctgagctctgtagcccgtggctgggctgtactgaagtagtgactgagtgaagagagcggggcttgtgctgctgctgctagtggttggatgaagaactgcagcttcatgtaatgagcagtttcaccagccatccacacacagctctgataaactgcttgttttaatagtgcacactgttgctaccaaaaaaagtcactagatggcattaccatatatatcttaataaataataataataatatttataatatttataataataataataataataataataataatagatatattatttaaattttatgaggcataaaataataacaagaaaaaaaaccaagaaaatcgagaatcgaatcgaatcgtgaccctcaaatcgaaaatgaaatcgaatcgaggatttagagaatcgtgacacccctagtagatacagtgttataaacacaggtagcactttaaagtcattatatttaaaattattttattttgcactactttgtctcattggtcttattgtgcagtgttatttttgatacaaacattttgcaagaatgatgttctttattgcattaattctatttaaaacaaaggcaaatgtatcgCAGTGAGACTGTAATTCTTTGTTATACAAGgttgtagaaaaaaaaagggggagtTGAACAcaatgtattctattaaatatATCAAGAATTAACAGTGTGGCAACCGTTCAATAAACCGTTGATGGGGACGAAAGTTGTGAGTCTCTAATAAAGCATAGTATTAATAAACACAtcatttgtaacttaatatgtaatatgtattgtgtgtaaactccaagcatgatgggaaataatctcagaaagaatcttgTTGCCGTCTTACAAATattgatccccagtctttgtaaaataTTAGCCTGTGACTCAAAAgcctgtgacttgtctttagatgtgagagggtgtcagactttagtttGTTAATAGTCTTttttagagtcttttcaaagtcatgtagtgtatggacagcattaAGCGTATTAGTTGGGTCAGGTTCAGTGTTAGAAGTAGGGAAACACTAAAAGGTACAGGAGAGTTAGTCTAAAGGGACAGAACGCTGCTTTATCTTGATAAAGAGACAGTCAGCACCAGTCAGtcagtttacagtgtgtgtaGGTAGAGTGGGCGCACGCGCACGGGCTCGCGGGTGGGTCTTCTTGTATGAAATCAGGACCCCCGCTCATTAGAGCTGCACACTGCTACAAGCCCCATCACTGCAGCTGTAGTATAACCGGGTATTTCAGCTCCTTCCAGCTTCTGCTGGGTTTGTTTACGCGGGGCACTAATTGCAGCGGCGCTGAGGGTTTGTTGCTCATTAGAGCGGCTGTTAAAGCGCCTATAAACTTTTATAAAATAGGCTGAAcgctaactgctgctgctgtgcgcGCGAGACACTCCCTGCAGCCCTCACTCAGGCGCGCGCGGCTTCACTGCTTCTTATAATAATATCTCTGAGAGTCTCACCTCCCAGTGCATTGGGGTCAGTcagctctctctttcctctcaggAGCTCCTCAGCTCCTCGCCTGCCCTCCTCTGAAGCTCTTCTTTTTCAGGGAGCTGACCATGTAGGAGCTCCAGCCGGCTGTTCCTTCAAAAAAACCCGGGAACTTTCCTTGTAGTTAAGATAACAGGGGTGATAAAGGCAGAGCTCGTGCATGGCAGCTTTAACACTGGTATTTTTACCTTTACCTGCGTAATTTTTTCACTCATCTGAGTGAAAAAGCACTGAGGCATGGCGGGTCTTCTGCTCTGTGTCCGGCTGTGGGTAATTCTGAGTTTAATCAGCGTTTTCACTGAAGGTAAGTAAGCTATTTCCTTTCAAACGCgtaatttaaactaatttaatgtGGCAACAAGAAGTGTAACTGGTTTTAAAATCGAACAATGCTAAgctaaaactcattatttgtcTTCAGTTCAAACCCTAAGCAAACGAGCAGACTAGAAATCTCtaccctgatagcaaagaacactgaataaatgtgttttttgttgcaATACTTCCTTTAATGTTGATGGTGGAGAAACaactttaacctaaaaaaaaacataatgacgTATGTGTCAGCATTTTCTCAATCATTTTTAAAGTCAAGTCCCTAAGTGACACACACTGAACATCCTGAGTTCATCACAGGACAGTTGGTGAATTGGTTCGTTCCTCTGACCTTATTTACATAATATAGGAATGTTTGAAAGCTCCAACTATTAAgaaatttttaaaaacattacgactattaaaataaatttattaaatgaCATACACCCTATATAACAAGCTCTGAAaacatttctaaaacaaaatgttaaaatacaagtaATGAACAATTTGGAACACTTTGGAATTTGGTATCAGGTATTCAGAAATAGGTCTTGACTAATATGTGTTGAAACAAATTTTATTTAATACTTGTTAATATTGAAATTTTGACATTgaatcaatatttatttaaagctTTTGAATAGTTGGGGCTCTGGTGAAAGGTACTtttcacaaataataatattaatattaattatattatttaaatgttattttattcactGCAAGATTAGAGTATAGGTATTAAAAtagaatacaaacaatatatacataagtAATGTAAGTTAAGATTAATACAAACAAGTTGGGATGCacaataattaattcattaagtAACTATATTGATATCATCCGATAATTGCTTTGTTTTGAATCATCTGCATatgaagaatattttttttacatttgcttaTTTGAATAATTATGATAAATGTAGTCATTGGGCatgaaaatgtacatttttatctGATTTTGATAATTGTAGGCAAATAAATATATGAGGCATATCTGCTGAAAATGATGTCCTGTTATTGCAGGAATTGGACCTATATCTATCTGGGCttaaggagaaatatatttttttctcttatttatttatgttatatgttacaatatttatgttatatgtagtttagtgtagtggCCCAGAGCTAAGAGATAAAATCCATATcattaaatattcattttaaatataatagtaGGTGTTGATATTCTAAAGCATTTTATATTCCAAAACAACTTATGATTCCTACGCCAGCATACACCCCTagttaaaaatattacataatgtactactactactaatttcattattaatctaaaaatgtatgtttttattgcTTCAATCaatgttataatataatatttctaataatactaatagtcgtctgcatttttttatttgtgtaaactTAAGCCAGATCATCGTTGTGGCCAGGAGACACCAAGAACGCCCAGCTGCAGTCATTTGAACTATCCAATTCTGCTGACCCAAAGCAGAGTTCCAGCCACTACAAAAGTGCAGAGACCCTGCTGAGTAAAGAGGCTCAGGCTCATCAGAGACCCAGACGATGCACATGCTTTTCCTACAGAGACAAGGAGTGTGTATACTACTGTCACCTGGACATCATCTGGATCAATACGCCAGAGTAAGTGCACCATTTACTGTAAAGGCATGGAGGCAAGTGAGAAATATTTTTATTGTCActttgtacttttattaagtcaAATTAGTGATTGATCAAATGAATATGCAAGGCTAAATACTGTATACAAGGCTAAAAACACCAAactataaaaactaaaactaaacacagAGGTAGAGCACTAACTGAAGGCCAGTAACTGTGAACAAAACTGTCATGATTAAAAGCATTTAATCAATGATcagtgaaattaataaaaaaaaaacagaacaatttaAATACcctattttttggactataaggcgcacttaaatcctttaatccaggggtctcaaactcatttttgccgagggccacattggcatattggctgtcctctgagggccagatgtaacttataaatataagaaaatgtaaccagatgtaatacaaaatgaatgtaattactccttaatgttaaataactctcaatatactatttattcaatcaaatattacagttgcatggaaaaatggttgcttgttgctctattaacataaatccttttaatttataagttatattaactttgatcaaaacgtttgatactgaaataaggcttaataaatataaaatcaaaaattgtgagctgtgacagatttagcatttcctcagatttagcagttcctcatccaaccactagtcggagctgcagctgcagcaccacaagcccgcagtctttgcttagtcagagctacagcccagccacgggctacagggctcagctgagccagtctggagcgtttttaaaaatttgtaagttcttctgtgtatgaaataaaataaccccactaaccggataatacagctctctacagttcatctttcagcccaagcagctaacag
The Astyanax mexicanus isolate ESR-SI-001 chromosome 13, AstMex3_surface, whole genome shotgun sequence DNA segment above includes these coding regions:
- the edn3b gene encoding endothelin-3b — translated: MAGLLLCVRLWVILSLISVFTEARSSLWPGDTKNAQLQSFELSNSADPKQSSSHYKSAETLLSKEAQAHQRPRRCTCFSYRDKECVYYCHLDIIWINTPERTVPYGMSSYRGSQRVRRSSGGAAAVEHQRCTCRDQNDTRCHNFCETRCNHQRNSHDDLNTERASYRP